In Rhizobium sp. ZPR4, a genomic segment contains:
- a CDS encoding ferritin-like domain-containing protein, whose protein sequence is MSGSPENITSLRGGAIAAIRSADLDLKTELAQESATRWFARTLSLRSPLDPPLADRPGRPEKPELVPPKHMEKRSLHTLKGRIALLHAIAHIELNAVDLALDIVARFATGPVPNSFFDGWMQVAFEEAKHFRMVRARLRELGADYGDLPAHDGLWQAAHATRTDLTARLAVVPLILEARGLDVTPALQAKMRETGDLESAAVLDVIYNDEKGHVAVGAKWFRFLCAREKRDPARTFQELVRANFRGSLKAPFNDIARAEAGLTPSFYRSLTSTSNA, encoded by the coding sequence ATGTCCGGTAGTCCCGAAAACATCACGTCGCTGCGCGGCGGCGCCATCGCCGCCATCCGTTCGGCCGACCTCGATCTGAAGACCGAGCTCGCCCAAGAATCGGCGACGCGTTGGTTTGCCCGTACCCTGTCGCTGCGTTCGCCGCTCGATCCGCCGCTCGCCGATAGGCCTGGCCGTCCCGAAAAGCCGGAGCTGGTGCCGCCGAAACATATGGAGAAGCGTTCCCTGCATACGCTGAAAGGTCGTATCGCACTGTTGCATGCCATTGCCCATATCGAACTGAATGCTGTCGATCTTGCGCTCGATATCGTCGCGCGCTTCGCGACGGGACCGGTCCCCAATTCCTTCTTCGACGGCTGGATGCAGGTTGCGTTCGAAGAGGCCAAGCATTTTCGCATGGTACGGGCGCGCCTGCGCGAACTCGGCGCAGATTACGGCGATCTGCCCGCCCATGACGGTCTGTGGCAAGCGGCCCATGCAACCCGCACCGATCTCACCGCCCGCTTGGCCGTCGTGCCGTTGATCCTCGAAGCCAGGGGATTGGACGTGACGCCGGCGCTGCAAGCGAAGATGCGCGAAACCGGAGATCTGGAGAGCGCCGCCGTACTCGACGTCATCTACAATGACGAGAAAGGCCATGTCGCCGTCGGCGCCAAATGGTTCCGCTTCCTGTGTGCGCGAGAAAAGCGCGATCCAGCCCGAACATTCCAGGAACTGGTGCGCGCCAACTTCCGTGGTTCGCTGAAGGCACCGTTCAATGATATCGCCCGAGCGGAAGCGGGACTGACCCCTTCCTTCTATCGCTCGCTGACATCTACAAGCAATGCTTGA
- a CDS encoding peptidoglycan DD-metalloendopeptidase family protein, whose amino-acid sequence MTAKPQNRVFGKQRRHHTIILASGDTVRHMTVRPWMAAVAVCMVGIFSIGYLLATSYLVLRDDLIGATMARQARMQYDYEDRIAALRAQVDRVTSRQLLDQQVVEEKVDKLIEQQQQLSSRNGKLGTLLDRAENSGLTDKSAHPDANAAAPKNEHAQLTSPKAIEKLLLSGKPADATPDNSTLAYVPAPETVADRADRVFSKVTLSLKHIEQDQLSRIRNLTVDASETANEIQSIMQNVGVKVPNEVASIGKEDIDGGVGGPYVPPENVDQFERSMADLDTALTHLETVRGAAESLPFRNPAPGKLVTSPFGNRKDPFFGTLALHTGTDFHFSPGEKIKATAPGKVVSAGWTGGYGNMVEIDHGDGISTRYGHMEQVLVKVGDKVGAGEAIGLAGSTGRSTGTHLHYEVRENGHPIDPMYFIGAGTKLASYISGLGAI is encoded by the coding sequence GTGACAGCAAAGCCTCAGAACCGGGTTTTCGGCAAGCAACGGCGACATCACACCATTATCCTCGCCAGCGGCGATACGGTACGCCATATGACCGTGCGCCCATGGATGGCCGCCGTCGCCGTCTGCATGGTCGGGATCTTCTCGATCGGCTATCTCCTTGCGACCTCCTACCTTGTACTGCGCGACGATTTGATCGGCGCGACGATGGCTCGCCAGGCGCGCATGCAATATGACTATGAAGATCGCATCGCCGCGCTGCGTGCCCAGGTCGATCGCGTCACCTCCCGTCAGCTCCTCGATCAGCAGGTGGTCGAGGAAAAGGTCGACAAGCTGATCGAGCAGCAGCAGCAACTTTCGTCGCGCAACGGCAAGCTCGGCACGTTGCTCGACCGGGCAGAGAACTCCGGCCTGACGGACAAAAGCGCGCACCCGGATGCCAACGCTGCCGCGCCAAAGAACGAACATGCCCAGCTGACGTCACCCAAGGCAATCGAAAAGCTTCTCCTGAGCGGCAAGCCAGCTGACGCCACACCCGACAACTCCACACTTGCCTACGTCCCTGCCCCCGAAACCGTCGCCGACCGCGCCGATCGAGTCTTCTCCAAAGTAACGCTGTCGCTGAAGCATATCGAACAGGATCAATTATCCCGAATCCGCAACCTCACCGTCGACGCGTCTGAAACCGCGAACGAAATCCAGTCGATCATGCAAAATGTCGGCGTCAAGGTTCCGAACGAAGTCGCCAGTATCGGCAAGGAAGACATCGATGGCGGCGTGGGGGGACCTTACGTTCCGCCTGAGAATGTCGATCAGTTCGAACGATCCATGGCGGACCTCGATACTGCCTTGACGCACTTAGAAACGGTGCGGGGTGCCGCCGAAAGCCTGCCCTTCCGCAATCCCGCGCCCGGCAAGCTCGTCACCAGCCCCTTCGGCAATCGCAAGGACCCCTTCTTCGGCACACTGGCACTTCATACCGGTACAGATTTCCATTTCAGTCCTGGCGAAAAGATCAAGGCCACAGCGCCTGGGAAGGTAGTTTCGGCGGGCTGGACTGGCGGTTACGGCAACATGGTCGAGATCGACCATGGCGACGGCATCTCCACCCGCTATGGGCATATGGAGCAGGTGCTCGTCAAAGTCGGCGACAAGGTCGGCGCCGGCGAAGCGATCGGTCTTGCCGGCAGCACCGGGCGTTCGACAGGAACACATCTGCATTATGAAGTGCGCGAGAATGGACATCCCATAGACCCGATGTATTTCATCGGTGCCGGCACGAAACTCGCAAGTTACATCAGCGGATTGGGCGCAATTTAG
- a CDS encoding DEAD/DEAH box helicase — MTTFADLGLSQKVLSAVTDAGYTTPTPIQAGAIPFALQRRDICGIAQTGTGKTASFVLPMLTLLEKGRARARMPRTLILEPTRELAAQVAENFEKYGKNHRLNIALLIGGVSFEDQDRKLERGADVLICTPGRLLDHFERGKLLMSAVEIFVIDEADRMLDMGFIPDIERIAKLIPFTRQTLFFSATMPPEIQKLADRFLQNPERVEVAKPASTAKTVTQRFVASHGKDYEKRATLRDLIRAQTDLKNAIIFCNRKKDVSDLFRSLDRHGFSAGALHGDMDQRSRMTMLQNFKDGNLQLLVASDVAARGLDIPDVSHVFNFDVPIHSEDYVHRIGRTGRAGRSGAAFTIVTKRDTKHVDAIEKLIGEDVQWLNGDLSALPPADESGDDNRSSRRRDQKGKGRDRDRSRGGRNASSHKSDIDVEDNDVVAIEAAPAKAESVKNERKSENNNNKSHNGSRNNHRPFPAANDDHRERRNRYRDQDDGPTPVGFGDDIPAFMLIVANAKA; from the coding sequence TTGACAACATTTGCTGACCTTGGCCTGAGCCAAAAAGTCCTTTCCGCGGTGACTGACGCGGGTTACACCACACCGACTCCGATCCAGGCCGGTGCAATCCCCTTTGCGCTTCAGCGCCGCGACATCTGTGGCATTGCCCAGACCGGAACCGGCAAGACGGCTTCCTTCGTGCTGCCGATGCTGACGCTGCTCGAAAAGGGCCGCGCTCGCGCTCGTATGCCGCGCACGCTGATTCTTGAGCCGACGCGCGAACTCGCAGCGCAGGTCGCCGAAAACTTCGAGAAATACGGCAAGAACCATCGCTTGAACATCGCCCTGCTAATCGGTGGTGTGTCCTTCGAGGACCAGGATCGCAAGCTCGAACGCGGCGCCGATGTGCTGATCTGCACGCCCGGCCGCCTGCTGGACCATTTCGAGCGCGGCAAGCTACTGATGAGCGCGGTCGAAATCTTCGTGATCGACGAAGCCGACCGTATGCTTGATATGGGCTTCATCCCGGATATCGAGCGCATCGCCAAGCTCATTCCCTTCACGCGCCAGACCCTGTTCTTCTCGGCAACCATGCCGCCGGAAATCCAGAAGCTGGCCGACCGATTCCTGCAGAATCCGGAACGCGTCGAAGTCGCCAAGCCCGCTTCGACGGCCAAGACCGTCACGCAGCGCTTTGTTGCCTCGCACGGCAAGGACTACGAGAAGCGCGCCACGCTGCGCGATCTCATCCGCGCCCAGACGGATCTCAAGAACGCGATCATCTTCTGCAACCGCAAGAAAGACGTTTCCGACCTCTTCCGTTCACTGGATCGCCACGGCTTTTCCGCTGGCGCACTGCATGGCGACATGGACCAGCGCTCGCGCATGACCATGCTGCAGAACTTCAAGGATGGAAATCTGCAGCTGCTCGTCGCCTCTGATGTCGCCGCACGCGGCCTCGATATCCCCGATGTCAGCCACGTCTTCAATTTCGATGTTCCGATCCATTCGGAAGATTACGTTCACCGTATCGGCCGTACCGGTCGTGCAGGCCGCTCCGGCGCTGCCTTCACCATCGTCACGAAGCGCGACACCAAGCATGTCGACGCGATCGAGAAGCTGATCGGCGAAGATGTCCAGTGGCTGAACGGCGACCTTTCGGCGCTACCGCCGGCTGACGAGAGTGGTGACGACAACCGCTCCTCCCGCCGCCGTGACCAGAAGGGTAAGGGCCGCGATCGGGATCGCAGCCGTGGAGGCCGCAACGCCTCGAGTCATAAATCTGATATCGACGTCGAGGATAATGACGTCGTAGCGATCGAAGCAGCACCAGCAAAGGCCGAAAGCGTGAAGAACGAGCGCAAGTCTGAGAACAACAACAATAAGTCCCACAACGGTTCTCGCAACAACCACCGGCCCTTCCCTGCTGCCAATGACGATCACCGCGAGCGCCGCAACCGCTATCGCGATCAGGATGACGGCCCGACACCGGTCGGCTTCGGCGACGACATCCCGGCTTTCATGCTCATCGTGGCTAACGCCAAGGCCTGA
- a CDS encoding NUDIX domain-containing protein encodes MGKPGIDFPGLGTGLAILRDGKLLLYRRVKAPEAGFWSIVGGKVDHMEPAAKAAIREAEEESGLSIGSIDYLCTQEVIIEADRQHWISLIYICKDFSGEPRLMEPDKLSDFGWFGRGDLPAQLSEFVKATIAHLSAEDFC; translated from the coding sequence TTGGGCAAGCCTGGCATCGATTTCCCAGGACTAGGAACAGGTCTCGCAATCTTGCGGGACGGCAAACTTTTGCTTTATCGGCGCGTCAAGGCGCCGGAAGCGGGCTTCTGGAGTATCGTCGGCGGCAAAGTCGACCATATGGAGCCAGCCGCCAAGGCCGCCATTCGCGAAGCGGAAGAGGAAAGCGGCCTTTCCATCGGCAGCATCGATTATCTCTGCACGCAGGAAGTCATCATCGAGGCCGATAGGCAACACTGGATCTCGCTGATCTACATCTGCAAGGACTTTTCCGGCGAACCTCGACTGATGGAGCCGGACAAGCTCTCCGATTTCGGCTGGTTCGGCCGCGGCGATCTGCCGGCTCAGCTTTCAGAGTTTGTCAAGGCAACGATCGCCCATTTGAGCGCAGAAGACTTTTGCTGA